The following are encoded together in the Streptomyces flavofungini genome:
- a CDS encoding acyltransferase translates to MMSTEELLRLTVTALMTRAGERQATLAEGIGLAQAQVSRKQTGKAHWTLDDCDQLAAHYGMSVLDLLAGPTHAVTALPADRGPAQASLPLAAPPTAPAPKPVSVPRSEALSGPCVLCGQTATDAVEGIWQHLTSQECAEALDEAAPLDDHPEDEDQEEYAPTGPGEPATPYRGDPQPGPAVAEGSSPVPAPAVEDPRPTAVRAPGYASGTLVDQIHARVRDVLNGAQGDIEAAQAALIKTAIPDVMALFDRSRVGGRYAHSKFPPTDSILRKKSQKGADEIWEGRPKWRNKTVLDAVKKGERIGVTALDMNAAYLAAFKCWLPVGKLVEDTTGVHDPKRSGVYQITPPAWDHKDLPNPLGARKEPGPVWVPDSLVRLLLDCAGPKWNLCDPPQIHRAMLSGATENLLEKLRRALAESRDTAITENDEVAVEYVKSMYSKFVSTIGESSANTDIRRPDWMHIIRSKAFTNLWRKAYKAKNAGLTVVEISGTDELHVAGDWRPVFPEGRALSQVKVKNLYTLGGER, encoded by the coding sequence ATGATGAGTACCGAGGAACTACTCAGACTCACTGTGACGGCGCTCATGACCCGGGCGGGAGAGCGCCAGGCGACGCTCGCCGAAGGGATCGGCCTGGCACAGGCGCAGGTCTCGCGGAAGCAGACCGGCAAGGCGCACTGGACCCTGGATGACTGCGACCAACTCGCCGCGCACTACGGCATGTCGGTGCTCGACCTACTCGCCGGCCCCACCCACGCCGTGACGGCACTGCCCGCCGACCGCGGCCCTGCGCAGGCCTCGCTCCCGCTCGCCGCACCGCCCACCGCTCCCGCCCCCAAGCCGGTGTCGGTGCCGCGCAGCGAGGCCCTGAGCGGGCCGTGCGTACTGTGCGGGCAGACGGCCACGGACGCGGTGGAAGGCATCTGGCAGCACCTGACGAGCCAGGAGTGCGCCGAAGCCCTCGACGAGGCCGCCCCGCTCGACGACCACCCGGAAGACGAGGACCAGGAGGAGTACGCGCCCACGGGCCCGGGGGAGCCCGCGACGCCGTACCGCGGCGACCCGCAGCCCGGTCCGGCGGTCGCCGAGGGCTCCTCCCCTGTGCCCGCTCCTGCTGTGGAGGACCCGCGGCCTACAGCGGTCCGGGCGCCTGGGTACGCGTCAGGCACGCTCGTCGACCAGATCCACGCTCGGGTGCGCGATGTCCTGAACGGGGCGCAGGGCGACATCGAGGCGGCACAGGCCGCGCTCATCAAGACCGCGATCCCCGACGTGATGGCGCTTTTCGACCGGTCCCGGGTCGGCGGACGCTACGCGCACTCGAAGTTCCCGCCCACCGATAGCATTCTGCGGAAGAAGTCGCAGAAGGGTGCTGACGAGATCTGGGAGGGCCGCCCGAAGTGGCGGAACAAGACGGTTCTCGACGCGGTGAAAAAGGGTGAACGTATTGGGGTGACCGCCCTCGATATGAACGCGGCCTATCTCGCCGCGTTCAAATGCTGGCTCCCCGTCGGGAAACTCGTGGAAGACACCACGGGTGTCCATGACCCGAAGCGGTCCGGCGTCTACCAGATCACCCCGCCCGCATGGGATCACAAGGACCTGCCCAACCCCCTCGGGGCCCGCAAGGAACCTGGTCCGGTCTGGGTCCCCGACTCCCTGGTCCGGCTGCTGCTCGACTGTGCGGGCCCGAAGTGGAATCTGTGCGACCCGCCCCAGATTCACCGCGCGATGCTCTCCGGCGCCACCGAAAATCTCCTCGAAAAGCTGCGCCGTGCTCTCGCGGAATCCCGCGATACTGCGATCACTGAGAATGATGAAGTCGCCGTGGAGTACGTGAAATCCATGTACTCTAAGTTCGTGTCCACGATCGGCGAGTCCAGCGCGAACACAGATATCCGCCGCCCAGACTGGATGCACATTATTCGGTCAAAGGCGTTCACGAACCTGTGGCGCAAGGCCTACAAAGCCAAGAATGCGGGTCTGACTGTGGTGGAGATTTCCGGTACCGATGAACTGCATGTGGCCGGGGACTGGCGACCGGTTTTCCCTGAGGGCCGTGCGCTGAGCCAGGTGAAGGTCAAGAACCTGTACACGCTCGGGGGTGAACGGTAA